One genomic window of Branchiostoma lanceolatum isolate klBraLanc5 chromosome 5, klBraLanc5.hap2, whole genome shotgun sequence includes the following:
- the LOC136435548 gene encoding peregrin-like isoform X1: protein MTMLGYDFDVRVFLDNARACKPPYECPTCRRVYKSFSGIEYHLLNFDHSNPERESNPGTPMRKGSRKSRHHRSGRRSPSPVDIRSPQRETLTYEQAQRLVEVDLDGRTHRIDITECLEIVTEDEIEEEVENKEIEPNVDNKSKTPIKNNKKEDKLKKDVTGVQVNVGKLPEPSFKQLDDYVEPPDVPPRPKAYFRFIEKSVEELDEEVEYDMDEEDYAWLEMVNDKRKGDNMPPVSQEVFETLMDRLEKESYFESQSSGKGDPSSYIDEDAVCSICQDGECQNSNVILFCDMCNLAVHQECYGVPYIPEGQWLCRRCLQSPSRAVDCVLCPNKGGAFKQTDDARWAHVVCALWIPEVCFANTVFLEPIDSIDHIPTARWKLTCYICKQRGVGACIQCHKANCYTAFHVTCAQHAGLYMKMEPVRETGVNGTSISVRKTAYCDVHTPQGWDRTRHMMSEEDEDVPKGMSAKKAKKFKEEKSRQKMRKARKMLAEKRSAMPVVSVPYIPSNKVSKIVSRVSLQQKQKFFQRLHSYWMLKRQSRNGVPLLRRLQAHHQSQRNKEWLPHHLQKEESEKHRALKEQLQYWQRLRHDLERARLLVELIRKREKLKREQSNLVRTHQVKVTQLAMEMRLTPFLFLLRRTLEQLEEKDAGKIFSDPVPLDEVPDYLEYIKDPMDFATMRTKVEGHQYRNLDDFERDFELIIRNCMTYNAKDTIFYRAALRMRDQGGAIIRQARRLADRAGYDADSGMHTSEAPRVEEATTLRLEDASPKGSNRKKKKNKTTTAEHVLELHQVSGLIMGGVDNLLIPENRADMTLEDQLKELLEKLDMTTTIKHGGARSKRAKQLRREINVIRRKLAQQREHRDEETPVEPPATPKKKKDKEDKSNSDSKSKDEAGTSNGNSNGASPTKTSRGRSKSRKKSRSKSSESEAALVPTSPSVQGGATTDPKPATPERPNESSTPSTPTTPSTPGVGRRTSVLFNKKAKSKPFQDSVSPSKSPKSPGHKRGPGRPPGRPSKNKKQQNGEHALASIQEGSALLNADQNQATDFSTLRKRARSTSSSSNDSGSQRKRPRVNSTDTFDAETVVPPNKESFTVYRTDTSRPRSSSESDSSSTSETSDTSSSKQSKTGTQEGTEESSEESSGTEGEVIADPNKKGPGRGKAKLLNRTSANLDEESDTEDVPIQPLDLVWAKCRGYPSYPALVSANNIINPKMPRTGYFHNGVPIPVPPMEVLKGRPQIPENEELYLVLFFDNKRTWQWLPREKLHPLGVDSKLDHTKMNEGRKSSIRKSVAIAFDRAMNHRQRVEDGIRDSSNESSDSE from the exons ATGACAATGTTGGGGTATGACTTCGATGTAAGGGTTTTCCTGGACAACGCAAGGGCGTGTAAGCCTCCTTACGAGTGCCCTACATGCCGCAGAGTGTATAAGAGCTTCTCTGGGATTGAGTATCACTTACTGAACTTTGATCACAGCAACCCAGAAAGAGAAAGCAACCCCGGCACCCCAATGAGGAAGGGATCTCGGAAAAGCAGACACCACCGGTCGGGGCGGCGCTCTCCGTCGCCGGTAGACATTCGCTCGCCTCAAAGAGAGACGTTGACATATGAGCAGGCGCAGAGGCTGGTGGAGGTCGACTTGGACGGGCGGACGCATCGTATTGACATAACGGAATGCCTCGAAATCGTGACAGAAGACGAAATAGAGGAAGAGGTAGAGAATAAGGAAATAGAGCCAAACGTCGACAACAAGAGCAAGACTCCcatcaagaacaacaaaaagGAGGACAAACTCAAGAAGGATGTGACAGGGGTGCAAGTGAATGTTGGAAAGTTGCCAGAACCTTCTTTCAAGCAACTTGACGATTATGTAGAACCCCCAGATGTTCCCCCGCGGCCAAAGGCGTACTTTCGTTTCATTGAGAAGTCGGTGGAAGAACTTGACGAGGAAGTGGAATATGACATGGACGAAGAGGACTATGCCTGGTTAGAGATGGTTAACGACAAACGGAAAGGAGACAACATGCCGCCCGTTTCACAAGAAGTTTTCGAGACATTAATGGACCGTCTAGAAAAAGAATCGTACTTCGAAAGCCAGAGTTCCGGGAAGGGCGATCCTAGTTCGTATATCGACGAAGACGCAGTGTGCAGTATATGCCAAGACGGCGAGTGTCAAAACAGCAATGTGATACTATTCTGTGACATGTGTAATCTCGCGGTTCACCAAGAATGCTATGGTGTCCCCTACATTCCCGAGGGACAGTGGCTATGTAGACGATGCTTGCAGTCTCCGTCGCGAGCCGTAGACTGCGTGTTGTGTCCCAACAAGGGTGGTGCTTTCAAACAGACGGACGACGCGCGGTGGGCCCACGTGGTCTGCGCGCTGTGGATTCCGGAGGTCTGCTTCGCGAATACGGTATTCCTGGAGCCGATAGACAGTATAGACCACATTCCCACTGCGCGGTGGAAACTGACTTGTTACATCTGTAAACAGCGGGGTGTCGGTGCGTGCATCCAGTGCCACAAGGCGAACTGTTACACAGCATTCCATGTCACCTGCGCCCAACACGCCGGGCTCTACATGAAGATGGAACCCGTACGTGAGACGGGCGTGAATGGGACGTCCATTAGCGTACGCAAGACTGCATACTGCGACGTTCACACGCCGCAGGGCTGGGACCGTACGAGGCACATGATGAGCGAAGAAGACGAAGACGTTCCCAAGGGGATGTCCGCCAAGAAAGCTAAGAAGTTCAAGGAGGAGAAGTCTCGGCAAAAGATGAGGAAAGCCAGGAAGATGCTTGCGGAGAAGAGGTCGGCTATGCCGGTGGTGTCAGTGCCCTACATACCATCAAACAA GGTTTCCAAGATCGTGTCGAGAGTGTCGTTGCAACAGAAGCAGAAGTTCTTCCAGCGGCTGCACAGTTATTGGATGCTGAAGCGCCAGTCTAGAAATGGAGTCCCTCTCCTCAGGAGGCTTCAGGCCCACCACCAATCACAGAGGAACAAGGAATGg TTACCTCACCATTTGCAGAAGGAGGAAAGCGAGAAACACCGTGCGCTGAAAGAGCAGCTCCAGTACTGGCAGCGTCTCAGGCACGACTTGGAACGGGCCAGGCTATTGGTGGAGCTCATTCGCAAGCGCGAGAAACTTAAACGGGAGCAG TCTAATCTTGTCCGAACTCACCAGGTGAAAGTCACCCAGCTGGCCATGGAGATGAGGCTGACGCCGTTCCTCTTCCTTCTGCGGCGCACGCTCGAACAGCTGGAGGAGAAGGATGCTGGGAAGATCTTCAGCGACCCAGTTCCACTTGACGAG GTTCCTGACTATCTGGAGTACATTAAGGACCCCATGGACTTTGCCACCATGAGAACAAAGGTCGAAGGGCACCAGTACCGCAACTTGGACGACTTCGAGAGGGATTTTGAGCTCATCATCAGGAATTGCATGACATACAATGCCAAGGACACCATCTTCTATCGGGCAGCGCTCAGAATGAGAGACCAG GGAGGTGCGATCATCAGACAAGCGCGGAGGTTGGCAGATCGAGCGGGGTACGACGCTGACTCCGGTATGCACACGTCAGAGGCGCCCAGGGTAGAGGAGGCCACCACTCTCAGGCTGGAGGATG CCTCCCCTAAAGGCAGcaacagaaagaagaagaagaacaagacCACGACTGCCGAACATGTATTGGAATTGCACCAAGTATCTGGGCTTATCATGGGAGGAG tggaCAACCTGTTAATTCCAGAGAACAGAGCAGACATGACCTTAGAAGACCAGCTGAAAGAACTCCTGGAGAAACTGGACATGACCACGACCATCAAGCATGGAG GAGCTCGGTCGAAGAGGGCCAAACAGCTGCGGCGAGAAATCAACGTGATCCGCAGGAAACTGGCGCAGCAGCGAGAACACCGCGACGAGGAGACGCCGGTCGAACCTCCAGCgacaccaaagaagaagaaggacaaGGAGGACAAAAGCAACTCCGATTCAAAATCTAAAG ATGAGGCTGGCACGTCTAATGGCAACTCCAACGGTGCATCACCAACCAAAACCTCCAGGGGGCGCTCCAAGAGCAGGAAGAAGTCCAGATCCAAGTCCAGTGAGAGTGAGGCTGCCCTAGTCCCCACCAGCCCATCGGTGCAGGGCGGGGCCACCACTGATCCCAAGCCAG CTACTCCCGAGCGACCCAATGAGAGCAGCACGCCCAGCACTCCGACCACCCCGTCCACCCCCGGCGTCGGCCGCCGCACCTCCGTACTCTTCAACAAGAAAGCCAAGTCCAAGCCATTCCAGGACTCTGTCTCCCCCTCTAAGTCCCCAAAGTCCCCCGGTCATAAGAGGGGACCCGGTAGACCCCCGGGGAGACCATCCAAAAACAAGAAGCAACAGAACGGGGAACACGCGCTAGCTAGTATCCAGGAGGGTAGTGCCTTGCTGAACGCAGACCAGAACCAAGCCACAGACTTTAGCACGTTGCGCAAGCGTGCCCGTAGCACCAGCAGTAGCAGCAACGACAGCGGTAGCCAGAGGAAAAGACCGCGGGTGAACTCCACGGACACGTTTGACGCGGAGACCGTGGTTCCTCCCAACAAGGAGAGTTTTACGGTGTACAGAACAGACACGAGCCGGCCGAGAAGTAGCTCGGAGTCGGACTCCAGTTCCACCAGCGAAACCAGCGACACCAGTAGTAGTAAACAGAGCAAAACCGGGACTCAAGAAGGGACGGAAGAGAGTAGTGAGGAGTCGTCTGGTACAGAAGGGGAGGTTATAGCTGATCCCAACAAGAAAGGCCCTGGAAGGGGAAAGG CCAAGCTGCTGAATCGAACCTCGGCAAATCTTGATGAGGAATCGGACACTGAGGACGTCCCCATTCAACCGCTGGACTTGGTGTGGGCCAAGTGTCGAGGGTATCCCTCTTACCCAGCTTTGGTGAGTGCCAATAAT ATCATTAACCCAAAGATGCCGAGGACGGGCTACTTCCACAACGGTGTTCCCATCCCCGTCCCTCCCATGGAGGTGCTAAAGGGGCGGCCGCAGATTCCGGAAAACGAGGAGCTCTACCTGGTTCTCTTCTTCGACAACAAGCGCACGTG GCAATGGCTACCCAGAGAAAAGCTACACCCTCTGGGCGTGGACTCCAAGTTGGACCATACCAAGATGAACGAGGGGCGAAAGTCGTCCATCCGAAAGTCGGTCGCAATCGCGTTCGACCGAGCAATGAATCACCGCCAGAGAGTAGAGGACGGCATCAGGGATTCGTCCAATGAATCAAGCGATTCGGAATAA
- the LOC136435548 gene encoding peregrin-like isoform X3, translated as MTMLGYDFDVRVFLDNARACKPPYECPTCRRVYKSFSGIEYHLLNFDHSNPERESNPGTPMRKGSRKSRHHRSGRRSPSPVDIRSPQRETLTYEQAQRLVEVDLDGRTHRIDITECLEIVTEDEIEEEVENKEIEPNVDNKSKTPIKNNKKEDKLKKDVTGVQVNVGKLPEPSFKQLDDYVEPPDVPPRPKAYFRFIEKSVEELDEEVEYDMDEEDYAWLEMVNDKRKGDNMPPVSQEVFETLMDRLEKESYFESQSSGKGDPSSYIDEDAVCSICQDGECQNSNVILFCDMCNLAVHQECYGVPYIPEGQWLCRRCLQSPSRAVDCVLCPNKGGAFKQTDDARWAHVVCALWIPEVCFANTVFLEPIDSIDHIPTARWKLTCYICKQRGVGACIQCHKANCYTAFHVTCAQHAGLYMKMEPVRETGVNGTSISVRKTAYCDVHTPQGWDRTRHMMSEEDEDVPKGMSAKKAKKFKEEKSRQKMRKARKMLAEKRSAMPVVSVPYIPSNKVSKIVSRVSLQQKQKFFQRLHSYWMLKRQSRNGVPLLRRLQAHHQSQRNKEWKEESEKHRALKEQLQYWQRLRHDLERARLLVELIRKREKLKREQSNLVRTHQVKVTQLAMEMRLTPFLFLLRRTLEQLEEKDAGKIFSDPVPLDEVPDYLEYIKDPMDFATMRTKVEGHQYRNLDDFERDFELIIRNCMTYNAKDTIFYRAALRMRDQGGAIIRQARRLADRAGYDADSGMHTSEAPRVEEATTLRLEDASPKGSNRKKKKNKTTTAEHVLELHQVSGLIMGGVDNLLIPENRADMTLEDQLKELLEKLDMTTTIKHGGARSKRAKQLRREINVIRRKLAQQREHRDEETPVEPPATPKKKKDKEDKSNSDSKSKDEAGTSNGNSNGASPTKTSRGRSKSRKKSRSKSSESEAALVPTSPSVQGGATTDPKPATPERPNESSTPSTPTTPSTPGVGRRTSVLFNKKAKSKPFQDSVSPSKSPKSPGHKRGPGRPPGRPSKNKKQQNGEHALASIQEGSALLNADQNQATDFSTLRKRARSTSSSSNDSGSQRKRPRVNSTDTFDAETVVPPNKESFTVYRTDTSRPRSSSESDSSSTSETSDTSSSKQSKTGTQEGTEESSEESSGTEGEVIADPNKKGPGRGKAKLLNRTSANLDEESDTEDVPIQPLDLVWAKCRGYPSYPALVSANNIINPKMPRTGYFHNGVPIPVPPMEVLKGRPQIPENEELYLVLFFDNKRTWQWLPREKLHPLGVDSKLDHTKMNEGRKSSIRKSVAIAFDRAMNHRQRVEDGIRDSSNESSDSE; from the exons ATGACAATGTTGGGGTATGACTTCGATGTAAGGGTTTTCCTGGACAACGCAAGGGCGTGTAAGCCTCCTTACGAGTGCCCTACATGCCGCAGAGTGTATAAGAGCTTCTCTGGGATTGAGTATCACTTACTGAACTTTGATCACAGCAACCCAGAAAGAGAAAGCAACCCCGGCACCCCAATGAGGAAGGGATCTCGGAAAAGCAGACACCACCGGTCGGGGCGGCGCTCTCCGTCGCCGGTAGACATTCGCTCGCCTCAAAGAGAGACGTTGACATATGAGCAGGCGCAGAGGCTGGTGGAGGTCGACTTGGACGGGCGGACGCATCGTATTGACATAACGGAATGCCTCGAAATCGTGACAGAAGACGAAATAGAGGAAGAGGTAGAGAATAAGGAAATAGAGCCAAACGTCGACAACAAGAGCAAGACTCCcatcaagaacaacaaaaagGAGGACAAACTCAAGAAGGATGTGACAGGGGTGCAAGTGAATGTTGGAAAGTTGCCAGAACCTTCTTTCAAGCAACTTGACGATTATGTAGAACCCCCAGATGTTCCCCCGCGGCCAAAGGCGTACTTTCGTTTCATTGAGAAGTCGGTGGAAGAACTTGACGAGGAAGTGGAATATGACATGGACGAAGAGGACTATGCCTGGTTAGAGATGGTTAACGACAAACGGAAAGGAGACAACATGCCGCCCGTTTCACAAGAAGTTTTCGAGACATTAATGGACCGTCTAGAAAAAGAATCGTACTTCGAAAGCCAGAGTTCCGGGAAGGGCGATCCTAGTTCGTATATCGACGAAGACGCAGTGTGCAGTATATGCCAAGACGGCGAGTGTCAAAACAGCAATGTGATACTATTCTGTGACATGTGTAATCTCGCGGTTCACCAAGAATGCTATGGTGTCCCCTACATTCCCGAGGGACAGTGGCTATGTAGACGATGCTTGCAGTCTCCGTCGCGAGCCGTAGACTGCGTGTTGTGTCCCAACAAGGGTGGTGCTTTCAAACAGACGGACGACGCGCGGTGGGCCCACGTGGTCTGCGCGCTGTGGATTCCGGAGGTCTGCTTCGCGAATACGGTATTCCTGGAGCCGATAGACAGTATAGACCACATTCCCACTGCGCGGTGGAAACTGACTTGTTACATCTGTAAACAGCGGGGTGTCGGTGCGTGCATCCAGTGCCACAAGGCGAACTGTTACACAGCATTCCATGTCACCTGCGCCCAACACGCCGGGCTCTACATGAAGATGGAACCCGTACGTGAGACGGGCGTGAATGGGACGTCCATTAGCGTACGCAAGACTGCATACTGCGACGTTCACACGCCGCAGGGCTGGGACCGTACGAGGCACATGATGAGCGAAGAAGACGAAGACGTTCCCAAGGGGATGTCCGCCAAGAAAGCTAAGAAGTTCAAGGAGGAGAAGTCTCGGCAAAAGATGAGGAAAGCCAGGAAGATGCTTGCGGAGAAGAGGTCGGCTATGCCGGTGGTGTCAGTGCCCTACATACCATCAAACAA GGTTTCCAAGATCGTGTCGAGAGTGTCGTTGCAACAGAAGCAGAAGTTCTTCCAGCGGCTGCACAGTTATTGGATGCTGAAGCGCCAGTCTAGAAATGGAGTCCCTCTCCTCAGGAGGCTTCAGGCCCACCACCAATCACAGAGGAACAAGGAATGg AAGGAGGAAAGCGAGAAACACCGTGCGCTGAAAGAGCAGCTCCAGTACTGGCAGCGTCTCAGGCACGACTTGGAACGGGCCAGGCTATTGGTGGAGCTCATTCGCAAGCGCGAGAAACTTAAACGGGAGCAG TCTAATCTTGTCCGAACTCACCAGGTGAAAGTCACCCAGCTGGCCATGGAGATGAGGCTGACGCCGTTCCTCTTCCTTCTGCGGCGCACGCTCGAACAGCTGGAGGAGAAGGATGCTGGGAAGATCTTCAGCGACCCAGTTCCACTTGACGAG GTTCCTGACTATCTGGAGTACATTAAGGACCCCATGGACTTTGCCACCATGAGAACAAAGGTCGAAGGGCACCAGTACCGCAACTTGGACGACTTCGAGAGGGATTTTGAGCTCATCATCAGGAATTGCATGACATACAATGCCAAGGACACCATCTTCTATCGGGCAGCGCTCAGAATGAGAGACCAG GGAGGTGCGATCATCAGACAAGCGCGGAGGTTGGCAGATCGAGCGGGGTACGACGCTGACTCCGGTATGCACACGTCAGAGGCGCCCAGGGTAGAGGAGGCCACCACTCTCAGGCTGGAGGATG CCTCCCCTAAAGGCAGcaacagaaagaagaagaagaacaagacCACGACTGCCGAACATGTATTGGAATTGCACCAAGTATCTGGGCTTATCATGGGAGGAG tggaCAACCTGTTAATTCCAGAGAACAGAGCAGACATGACCTTAGAAGACCAGCTGAAAGAACTCCTGGAGAAACTGGACATGACCACGACCATCAAGCATGGAG GAGCTCGGTCGAAGAGGGCCAAACAGCTGCGGCGAGAAATCAACGTGATCCGCAGGAAACTGGCGCAGCAGCGAGAACACCGCGACGAGGAGACGCCGGTCGAACCTCCAGCgacaccaaagaagaagaaggacaaGGAGGACAAAAGCAACTCCGATTCAAAATCTAAAG ATGAGGCTGGCACGTCTAATGGCAACTCCAACGGTGCATCACCAACCAAAACCTCCAGGGGGCGCTCCAAGAGCAGGAAGAAGTCCAGATCCAAGTCCAGTGAGAGTGAGGCTGCCCTAGTCCCCACCAGCCCATCGGTGCAGGGCGGGGCCACCACTGATCCCAAGCCAG CTACTCCCGAGCGACCCAATGAGAGCAGCACGCCCAGCACTCCGACCACCCCGTCCACCCCCGGCGTCGGCCGCCGCACCTCCGTACTCTTCAACAAGAAAGCCAAGTCCAAGCCATTCCAGGACTCTGTCTCCCCCTCTAAGTCCCCAAAGTCCCCCGGTCATAAGAGGGGACCCGGTAGACCCCCGGGGAGACCATCCAAAAACAAGAAGCAACAGAACGGGGAACACGCGCTAGCTAGTATCCAGGAGGGTAGTGCCTTGCTGAACGCAGACCAGAACCAAGCCACAGACTTTAGCACGTTGCGCAAGCGTGCCCGTAGCACCAGCAGTAGCAGCAACGACAGCGGTAGCCAGAGGAAAAGACCGCGGGTGAACTCCACGGACACGTTTGACGCGGAGACCGTGGTTCCTCCCAACAAGGAGAGTTTTACGGTGTACAGAACAGACACGAGCCGGCCGAGAAGTAGCTCGGAGTCGGACTCCAGTTCCACCAGCGAAACCAGCGACACCAGTAGTAGTAAACAGAGCAAAACCGGGACTCAAGAAGGGACGGAAGAGAGTAGTGAGGAGTCGTCTGGTACAGAAGGGGAGGTTATAGCTGATCCCAACAAGAAAGGCCCTGGAAGGGGAAAGG CCAAGCTGCTGAATCGAACCTCGGCAAATCTTGATGAGGAATCGGACACTGAGGACGTCCCCATTCAACCGCTGGACTTGGTGTGGGCCAAGTGTCGAGGGTATCCCTCTTACCCAGCTTTGGTGAGTGCCAATAAT ATCATTAACCCAAAGATGCCGAGGACGGGCTACTTCCACAACGGTGTTCCCATCCCCGTCCCTCCCATGGAGGTGCTAAAGGGGCGGCCGCAGATTCCGGAAAACGAGGAGCTCTACCTGGTTCTCTTCTTCGACAACAAGCGCACGTG GCAATGGCTACCCAGAGAAAAGCTACACCCTCTGGGCGTGGACTCCAAGTTGGACCATACCAAGATGAACGAGGGGCGAAAGTCGTCCATCCGAAAGTCGGTCGCAATCGCGTTCGACCGAGCAATGAATCACCGCCAGAGAGTAGAGGACGGCATCAGGGATTCGTCCAATGAATCAAGCGATTCGGAATAA